The DNA segment gtttaatttgatcctcagttaccccctgaggtttcatactaaggCAAACCATATGGAATTCTTTCAAGTGCTTGTGGGGATTTTCGTTCTGTAACCCCCAAAAATTTAGCAGTAGTTGGATCAAGCCTGACTtcaattcaaaatcagtatccatagtaggatacgcgatgcatAGTGGCGGTTGTTCTGTCGGTGCTTCGGCCAGTTGCCGAATTGTCTGAGTCATAGGTTGAGGTGCTAAATTAGGGTTTTCGTCAACCCTAGCATTAAGCACTTCTTCTGGGGaatcgacttctactttttcacCTTTAaaagtttgagtagggttttcgttaaccctagaatCTTCTTCGTCGTTGATTCTGATTTTTGGCGATGGATTACTTTCAGTCCCAACCACCACTGACTACTTTTCTTTAGCTTTTTTTCCTTGCGATTAGCTCTCACAGTCTTTTCAATCTCTGAATCAAACGTAAAAGTTCCTAGAACAGATCtagtcataagaaacaaaaagtAATATTAGTACGTTACCGGtccccggcaacagcgccaaaatttgatgcatTGTTGGAAGCACCAAAAATATTCTATTCcctataaaatagtaaaaataacagtaaatggGAAATAGGAttgaatcctcagggaccggattgtacgaatgctcgtttcttgaaatcctaaacaatttcttggccaagaaaacctgcattcctgaaaaattaaaaaaaacagaattagaatttcgatctggaaaaataaaaacagaatttaaagtgaatcgaaattacgaaattaaataaatttctaaaattaaaatgaagaataaaaataaacagagtttggAAAAAGAGAAAGTGTCTTATATAGCGAGATTCCAGCTTCCGGTTGTttcgttccgccttgggttcaatccttggcttttaagtaacccttctcgagcaggataagccagttatagtggaagaggacgcctacgaccaccagctccaatgaTTTGGACTTAAGAATTGGCAGAGCCTGACTCTAGCGaataatcgcttttgtgggactatcttctaCTAGATCACCTTTTCCCAACGGCGAATACCATGCCGTTTGTCTCTTGGATTTGCCAACCTCTGATGCAGAAAgccaacgaaccgactgtgcaaccttcccaaaacatacaaagcagcCGTTCCTtacacaagttgaaaagatcacctattaagggacatggaaGGAAGCGTCAGTCCCGTAATGCGGAAAAGCGGTGAATACCCTGTTGAGAAAGCTAAgcgcggattctaagcctcatgaacctttttggggaattttgacaaccttcggctagattggtttagtggctcatgatttttaggaaagaaataaataaaatataaatgagatttttattgaagaaaatatggagaAAACCAAAAGATAGAGTTTTTGGGAAAGGGAGTGTTTACAGGAAAAAGAGATGTCAAATATGTGCCACtctatcccctatttatagtactagaaaacctagtctattcctaatgaaattctaaaagataaatgcaaataaataaagataattaaagataaatgaaaataaatcctaaaattaaatctaaataaaaatctttaataattatcctaatataattgaaattaaaatagagtcttgtgctataaaatctcttcttttgcattttagtccttgggtcttccatgtttgcatttttggcacttctctttttttttgcatgTTGGCCTATTATATCTTCAAATTTGCACTTTTTACCCTTAAATTTCCtcttgcctccaatttagtccctaaaagataaaagaccacaaaataatccaaattagtaggatcatactcaaaataatcatgcaattagcacataaaatatgtcgttctagagtattatcattGCTTCCCCCacataatgcctcttaacctttTTGCTCATCATATCCTTTTGATTTATAATCATAGTTGATACTTACTTGTAATTTAAATGTATATGTTATTTAAGCATtcgtcaaaaaaaatatttttgaatgtattaattattatattttgttaatatCTTATAATAAGTATGATAGATCATTCATTAATTACATaatcaaatcaaatatgattatatatgcaatcaaatagaaatatatatttgaaagagCAAATGGTTACTAAACTAGAACTGAAAAGTCTATTTTCGTTATATCCCGAGATCTCAAAACGAAGTCACAAATCAAATGGCAAAAACTGCGTTTAATGGTGGCATGGGATTGATCTCCTTTTAAGAACCACTAATTTCAATGCACGATTTGTTATTGATGTATAGAATTAATCTTAGATGAGttaattaagtgtttttaatGTAATCGCTCGAGACTTTTTTTTTACCGAATtctttttgtttatattaaagaaaaaagaaaaaaaaagaggcaaACAGATTGGAGAAGAATGGTGGTTAATGGTAGTTATCCCATGACTTGTCTTTTCCAATTTTTCAACCAATCAAAGGGTATTTTAATGAAGTCAGTAAGAGTGTTCCTCATGCGATTTGTTCTATAgttattctaatttaaatttagacatcttatgattatttaatcgaaagaatattattataattgtagTTATGTACGTAAATATACTGTTTAAATTAACTAATTGGTCtggttaaattgaaattttggaataaaaattagttaaaaatcagaattaagaaaaaaattgtttctgGAAGTGTTAACAAAATTGGTGGGTACACAGCAACCATTCCACCATTGTTTCTAGGAAGCTGCCTGGAGGATGTAAGCCACCCTTTTTGTCTCTGTTGTGATAACTTTCTTGCTTAACACACACACTTCACCCCATCTTTCTCTTTCAAAAGAATCCCTTCTTGTTTGTTAAGCAACACTAGAGCAACATATACTTTCCTGTTGTGTGACAATAACTATGACAATGGTGACGAAGATGGTGATGGTTCTTGTTTTTATGGCAGCCAATACTGGTGTGAAATGGGTCGGAGCACAAGTGCATCACGTGGTCGGAGGTGACCGTGGCTGGGACCCTTCATTTGACGTTGCATCTTGGTCTTCCGGCAGGATCTTCAGGGTCGGAGACAAAATCTGTAAGTCGGCTCTTAATTACAAAACGTTTCCAGCTTCATTTAACTAATGGTTTTGGTAAAAGAAAAAGAGTGCAATGCCTATGTTACATCAACTTACAGAAGACAATTCCCCCTGCAAGTAATTCCCAAAGCATTAATGAATCGTGTCAAATATAATTTATTGTCTTTCCTCACCATGTTTCATCCATCATTTTTGTTTCTTACTTTCCATACATGCTTTAGTGAATAATGTTATTACTAAATGTTGTGCAGGTTTCCCCTCCTCTGCAGCACAGGAGAGCATCGTAGAGGTAAAGAGCAAGGATGAATATGAGTCGTGTGATGTAGGAAACCCCATAAGGATATATACAGTGGGCTTAGATGGCATCGAATTGGATGGGGAAGGGATTCGATACTTCATGAGCAGCAAGCCTGAGAGCTGCAAAAAGGGTCTAAAGCTACACGTGGAGTTAATGCCTTTGCAGAGCCCAGAATTCCCACAGACATTGTCAGAGTCAGACAACTCTGATTGGAGCATAGCCGCCGCGCCCACAACCCCTTCCCCATCAGTCCAGCTTTATGGGAACTTCCCAATTTTATCACTTGGGCTCTTGCTTTGCACTTCTATGGCTATTTAGTTGGCTTATTACTCATCCTTTTTAGCTTATGTTTGCCCTATGCTCTATATCCTATAATAAATCTAATGTAGTTTTGCAAAACTGGACAAGGCAaggtaaaataatttaataattcaaccatttaatcaattaattgaattttttttaaaatactatatTTTAACAAACGATAGTatagattatataaaaattttaaaataagaatcACAATTTAGTACATATTAAATCAATCCGATATCAATCTAGAGAATACTACctttacaaatattttatatatatttaaagtgattttattttactaaattcaATGTGCATGAATCATAACCCtacaaaaagttaaaaaaagtgcGCAATGTAAATGAATCCCTCCCAACACACACGCccatacgcatatatatatatattagatgatgCAATGTGTTTTATAGTGCCAATGGCTCAAGTTTTCAGACGAAATGTTGAAATAACAGGATACTTTGTAGTTTCCAACAGAATGATAAGGCAACATGGGAATGCCAGCACCTAAACGGCTAAACCTGAAAATTATAACTGAGTGAGATTTTTTTAGCCATTCTGCTAATATAATAAGGAAACTCCCCATTCAGCATGACAAAATGTCAAACTCTAAATTCTAGAAAAATCCATGTAGGTATACAATGTCCAGGTACCTGTCTTAAAATTCACATAGAAAGATGCCTGCTTACAAGGATGATAGACCAGATTTCCTTATCACCTCTTGTTTCTAACTCGCCACTTGCAAAATCCATTTCTAGAAAATGCAAGTTACACTTTCCCCTCTCTGTTGACGACCAAAGCATAAGACTTTATTACGGCACACCTTGAAACACAGATAGAAATATCACTTTTCTCTCAACACGACGTAGTTATTAGGCCCGTTCGTTTTTTGTATCTTAGAAATTCGCCTAAGAATATCTGCAAAAGCCTTCTTGTCCTGTACCAAAGAGATTTATCCACTTAAGTAGTACAttgaaaagtaaataaaagagaGAATTAAATGCATAAACAAACTAAGTATATCTCGCGGTGTTTTTAGATTGATCTGCTTATCTAATGGGCCAAACTTGCCTTCTTGGTCTAGAACTACCTTGTGCAGTTACTAATATGAAGCACCATATCTATAATGCTAAACTGTTTCATTCTTCAGAGATTAAAAGCATGGGCCCCACAATTGTGAAACTCCAAAAATCTAATAACAATAAAATCTATATACAAATTTTAGATACCTACTGAATGTATAAACCAAAGAGATCAGTTGACAATAGATCAGTAAGCACAGCAATAAATATTAAACCAACAAAACAGGAAAGGAAAAAGGATTATGGAAGACAGAATACCTCCGGAGATTTTAACCTAGCTTTAAATTTAGCGACAAGATCAGATGTTGTTACAGGTGCCTTTTGTAATAACACAGCCTTGATTTCTTCTTCAGTTACAGGTC comes from the Gossypium hirsutum isolate 1008001.06 chromosome A06, Gossypium_hirsutum_v2.1, whole genome shotgun sequence genome and includes:
- the LOC107961940 gene encoding mavicyanin; its protein translation is MTMVTKMVMVLVFMAANTGVKWVGAQVHHVVGGDRGWDPSFDVASWSSGRIFRVGDKICFPSSAAQESIVEVKSKDEYESCDVGNPIRIYTVGLDGIELDGEGIRYFMSSKPESCKKGLKLHVELMPLQSPEFPQTLSESDNSDWSIAAAPTTPSPSVQLYGNFPILSLGLLLCTSMAI